The Podospora pseudocomata strain CBS 415.72m chromosome 1 map unlocalized CBS415.72m_1, whole genome shotgun sequence genome has a segment encoding these proteins:
- the pfa5 gene encoding Palmitoyltransferase pfa5 (EggNog:ENOG503Q3K1; COG:I) yields MVAAKTASTRWLVRIIPLILAGCAGLATYVVVKRKNGVAAAFLTLYFVFLLCMLLSYFRVFLEIQHNPGVTPLGERAVVQRERDKERKRQGRKAESDLEAGERYEAGADNNPDSPGLERFYSKNVFVCNTDGRPRWCSSCCTWKVDRAHHCSELDRCVKKMDHYCPWVGGVVGETSFKFFMQFTGYTALYCIVVIVATVICLKSKLDSGQGVDGLVIAALAISAFFGLFTFTMTATSIRYAIVNLTNVDYLKSKNMVHQLAIRVPRGTQGTPKYSVITYPLPKRSGPGHEEDPPRDQLATRTFAIVKTEMGENPWDLGPYRNWQSIMGNSPVDWLLPIKPSPCAVYENNESFYEMGPLYEQLRERFGLPELSSSEKGEVIELKQHRHVNGTDSTRGS; encoded by the exons ATGGTTGCAGCCAAAACAGCTTCCACACGGTGGCTGGTCCGAATAATTCCATTAATACTGGCCGGTTGTGCTGGCCTTGCAACCTATGTGGTTGTCAAGCGA AAAAATGGAGTAGCTGCGGCCTTCCTTACTCTATACTTCGTCTTTCTTCTCTGTATGCTATTGTCATACTTCCGCGTCTTCCTCGAAATACAACACAACCCGGGAGTCACGCCGCTCGGAGAGCGAGCTGTTGTACAAAGAGAGCGGGACAAGGAGCGCAAACGCCAAGGCCGTAAAGCAGAGAGCGATCTCGAAGCAGGCGAACGATACGAGGCCGGTGCCGACAACAATCCCGACAGTCCAGGTCTCGAGCGCTTCTACAGCAAGAATGTTTTTGTGTGTAACACAGACGGCCGGCCTCGGTGGTGCAGCTCTTGCTGCACCTGGAAGGTTGACAGAGCCCATCATTGCAGTGAGCTCGACAGGTGTGTCAAAAAGATGGATCATTACTGTCCGTGGGTAGGCGGAGTTGTCGGTGAAACAT CTTTCAAGTTCTTTATGCAGTTCACAGGTTACACAGCATTGTATTGTATTGTGGTCATTGTTGCAACGGTCATCTGCCTCAAGTCGAAATTAGACAGCGGACAGGGCGTTGATGGGCTGGTAATAGCTGCTTTGGCAATCAGTGCGTTCTTCGGCCTTTTCACCTTCACAATGACCGCCACGTCGATTCGGTATGCCATTGTCAATCTTACCAACGTCGACTACCTCAAATCGAAGAACATGGTCCACCAATTGGCCATTCGAGTCCCTCGGGGGACACAAGGGACACCGAAATACAGCGTGATCACATACCCGCTACCGAAGCGCTCGGGACCAGGCCATGAGGAAGATCCTCCACGGGACCAGCTAGCAACCCGGACATTTGCCATTGTGAAGACGGAGATGGGCGAAAACCCATGGGATCTGGGACCGTATAGAAATTGGCAGTCAATCATGGGAAACAGCCCCGTTGACTGGCTACTGCCGATCAAGCCATCGCCCTGCGCGGTTTACGAAAACAACGAAAGCTTTTACGAGATGGGGCCCCTGTATGAACAGTTGCGGGAACGATTCGGGCTTCCAGAACTGTCCAGCAGCGAGAAGGGAGAGGTTATAGAGCTGAAACAGCATCGGCATGTAAATGGGACGGACAGCACACGAGGTTCATGA
- a CDS encoding uncharacterized protein (EggNog:ENOG503NYRQ; COG:K): protein MATDMAVTLATDVATSSIAAGFGCVIMSESSFSATPTDDSSNAASLSSTPPTTCTPDSMSLASEPDATKPASMADATIEAVIPILEHEAAADDNQQQQQQQQPGELSPVGQAIVVAEPLPSTESLPTGRPRRARASLPVYNLSQLSGTDKRRRRVAGQGVQENRRRTIAGDAGSEADANRSTGIDVLALSGSVSGTNTPKGARISSKTKPIPVQAPIVTRRATRQSGAPVETLATKVAALGRKGRKSAQSLGRISRELMRLQDTNEFAHIDTRPVKYTVWSNGKYVDVDPAAEPPRKKTKVDEKPKTETSKERATTEPSEPVRPPVKQRRVKQWHRKGLYAGQETPTDITQGLTTQEKKQLAQIPELLKPVKANKTLPLPMYNGLRMLIHGRDFKLPFDVCNPLPPGQPKPPAYRTIAKNRFVGDAAAYWKKSPHFEDFSSKCVCKPEDGCAEDCQNRIMLYECDDTNCNAGREFCQNRAFQDLQERTKKGGRFRVGVEVLKTSDRGYGVRSTRCFEPNQIIMEYTGEIITEEECERRMNEKYKDNECYYLMSFDQNMIIDATTGSMARFVNHSCSPNCRMIKWIVSGQPRMALFAGDKPIMTGDELTYDYNFDPFSAKNVQKCLCGSANCRGVLGPKPKEVKPPRPPKPAKQEKKTARGSIKAGKRKLKELLVGAEDEASGGNAAKKRKVQAAAGVKKTLTAAAKGAAKTAAAKGKGLARGVSKSASTAIKRSVSGTISLGASALKSSTKGAGVKKTTTTTHRKVTSVGLTKTFGKRGVKTTTTTKIKLSAKSTSSKATIVAAGPKPTPKKPAAGAKESTPASASASASAASARKRTPSRKALEASTPDAGNTPVKGTSASSDAKAKVATTTTTTAAVKLKQTKIKFVPKANAVAAAVAAAE, encoded by the exons ATGGCGACAGATATGGCTGTAACCCTAGCGACCGATGTAGCGACATCTTCGATTGCTGCTGGATTCGGATGCGTGATCATGTCCGagtccagcttctcggccacGCCGACGGACGATTCTTCCAATGCCGCTTCTCTGAGCTCGACACCGCCCACCACGTGTACTCCGGACAGCATGTCTCTGGCTTCCGAACCCGACGCCACCAAGCCGGCAAGCATGGCCGACGCGACGATCGAAGCTGTCATTCCTATTCTCGAACATGAAGCTGCCGCCGACGataaccagcagcagcagcagcagcagcagccaggcGAACTGAGCCCGGTGGGACAGGCCATAGTGGTGGCCGAACCGCTCCCTTCGACCGAGTCCCTGCCCACTGGTCGCCCACGACGCGCCCGTGCCAGTTTACCGGTCTACAATTTGTCGCAGTTGAGTGGCACCGACAAGCGAAGGCGACGCGTCGCGGGGCAAGGTGTGCAAGAAAACCGGCGCAGGACTATTGCAGGGGACGCCGGTAGCGAGGCGGATGCAAACAGGTCGACAGGCATTGACGTGCTGGCGCTCAGCGGCTCCGTCTCGggcaccaacacccccaaagGTGCTAGAATCTCTTCGAAAACGAAACCGATCCCGGTCCAGGCGCCGATTGTCACCCGAAGGGCTACGCGTCAGTCCGGCGCGCCTGTCGAGACTTTGGCCACGAAGGTGGCGGCATTGGGGAGAAAGGGCAGAAAGTCGGCCCAGAGCTTGGGGCGCATTTCGCGCGAGCTGATGCGCCTGCAGGATACCAACGAGTTTGCGCATATTGACACCCGGCCGGTCAAGTACACGGTCTGGAGCAATGGCAAGTATGTGGACGTGGATCCCGCCGCTGAGCCGCCGCGCAAGAAAACCAAGGTGGACGAGAAACCCAAGACCGAGACGAGCAAGGAGCGCGCGACCACGGAGCCGTCCGAGCCCGTCCGGCCTCCCGTCAAGCAGCGTCGCGTCAAGCAATGGCACAGGAAGGGCCTGTACGCAGGACAAGAAACACCCACCGATATCACCCAGGGCTTGACAacccaggagaagaagcagctgGCTCAGATCCCAGAGCTTTTGAAGCCcgtcaaggccaacaagaCGCTTCCTCTGCCCATGTACAACGGCCTCCGCATGCTCATCCACGGGCGCGACTTCAAATTGCCCTTTGATGTGtgcaacccccttcctccagggCAACCAAAGCCACCGGCGTACCGGACCATCGCGAAGA ATCGGTTTGTTGGCGATGCGGCGGCGTACTGGAAAAAGTCGCCCCATTTCGAGGATTTCTCGTCCAAATGCGTCTGCAAGCCCGAAGATGGCTGCGCCGAGGATTGCCAGAACCGCATCATGCTCTACGAGTGTGACGACACCAACTGCAACGCCGGCAGAGAATTCTGTCAAAACCGAGCCTTCCAAGATCTCCAGGAGAGAACCAAGAAGGGCGGCCGGTTCCGCGTAGGTGTCGAGGTTCTCAAGACCTCGGATCGTGGCTACGGCGTCCGGAGCACCAGGTGCTTTGAGCCCAACCAGATCATCATGGAGTACACTGGTGAGATcatcaccgaggaggagtgcGAGCGTCGGATGAACGAAAAGTACAAGGACAACGAG TGCTACTATCTCATGTCGTTCGACCAAAACATGATCATTGATGCTACTACTGGCAGCATGGCTCGGTTCGTGAACCACTCGTGCTCACCTAACTGCCGGATGATAAAATGGATCGTCTCGGGCCAGCCCCGCATGGCTCTCTTTGCCGGCGACAAGCCCATCATGACGGGCGATGAGCTCACGTACGACTACAACTTTGACCCCTTCTCCGCTAAGAACGTGCAGAAGTGCCTGTGTGGTAGCGCGAACTGCAGAGGCGTGCTGGGTCCCAAGCCGAAGGAGGTCAAGCCGCCAAGGCCGCCAAAGCCGgcgaagcaggagaagaagacggccAGAGGCTCGATCAAGGCCGGCAAGCGgaagctcaaggagctcTTGGTCggagccgaggatgaggcgAGCGGCGGGAACGCTGCTAAGAAACGCAAGGTTCAAGCTGCGGCCGGGGTGAAGAAAACGCTCACGGCCGCCGCCAAAGGCGCTGCAAAGACCGCGGCTGCCAAAGGAAAAGGTCTTGCAAGGGGCGTTTCCAAGTCGGCTTCTACGGCTATCAAAAGGAGCGTTTCGGGCACAATCTCTCTCGGGGCGAGCGCGCTCAAGTCGTCCACCAAGGGAgcgggggtgaagaagacgacCACGACAACTCATCGAAAGGTGACGAGCGTGGGTCTGACCAAGACGTTTGGGAAGAGAGGCGTCAAGACCACGACCACGACGAAGATCAAGCTCTCGGCTAAGAGCACGAGCAGCAAGGCTACCATCGTGGCTGCTGGTCCGAAGCCTACCCCCAAGAAACCGGCTGCGGGCGCGAAGGAGTCGActccggcttcggcttcggcttcggcttcggccgcCTCGGCGAGGAAGCGCACACCATCGAGGAAGGCGCTTGAAGCCAGCACCCCCGACGCGGGTAATACCCCTGTCAAGGGCACGTCTGCTTCTTCAGACGCGAAGGCGAAGGTCGccacgacgaccacgacgacTGCGGCAGTGAAACTCAAGCAGACGAAGATCAAGTTCGTTCCGAAAGCAaacgctgttgctgctgctgttgctgctgctgagtaG